AAGACCAACAAGTCTGATGTTATTTCTGCGTAATCTGTTCTCTAGATCATCTGCCTTGGATTCTAGAGCTTGGATCTTACGCGTCATAGAGGTTATACTCTCAGGAATAGGTGCAGTTAGATCTTCCAGCTCGCTGATACGACGCTCTGCTTCAGTAGTGCGGTCCCTGACATTTTGCACATCATGTTTTAGGAGTGCCAAGTCAGACTTCAGATCATCGAACTTGCTTATGGTAACTGTGTGGTTACTGGCTATTAGCTGCATAATTTCAGCAAGTGTGGGCTGAGGAGGAGAGGCCTCCTGTGTGTCTTCTGGTGCATATTGCAGGGGAGGCACAGGGGAGGTATTTGAGGAGCATCCCGGAGAAGCTGCCATCTGTGCGCCCTGACTCTCCGTATTCTCACTTTGGCCCCTGGCGTAACGTTGCAGTTTTTTTGCCACGTCTGAGCCCGCTTTCTGCCTGTCCGCAGAGTTGGTAGGGACGTGATGCGGGTCGGGGTTTCTGGATGATGTGAGTGGGGAGGTTGTTTCCGCACTTTTCTTGGAGAATGTGGAAGAGGACCCCGCACTTGGTTTGTGGGTCGgagctttgtttcttttcatgTCTACCCCTATGAAGATGGATGCAGGTGGGGCCTTGTAAATAAAGGAGACAGGAAATAATGTTCCCGGTAGAGTGCAGGATGATAAGCAGGATAATGAGGGCACGGGCACTAAGTCAGGCTACAGCACCGCCATATTACTTAGGCCATTGCTTAGATGGAAGTCTTGAAATTGGGTTGAGCATGCAAGATCCGAAAGTCACTGTCTGTGCTGCCCCTATACTGCCGCCGCGCCAACACAGTGGGCCAATAGGCAGTCGATCCAGCTAAAGGGTTAATTTGCGGCCAGACTTGTGGGTAAAGGTGGATCAGGTGCAAAACTGTTTGCCATATGTGGTAAAACAGGGGTCAGGTATGGATGCTGAGTTCAGGAATCACCTGGGTGCACATCCACATTAGCAGTGGGTCAAAGTCTCTAGCACAGGCCTGTGGCTGATTAGTATATAGGGCCCTGGGTACAGCACCGTGGCCGTGGTATGGGCTGCAAAAGGGGTCCCAGGGCTCCAACTCCACTCACCCCTCTTCTGGTGTCCCCTGCCGGATCAGCAGCAAAGTCCTCTGTGCCTTCCGTGTGTTCTTGTAGGGAACCGCGCCAAAGGTATCGCGCAGGCGGGAGTCGCAAGTACGCGAGGCCGCGGCTCCGCACGTTGTACTAGGCCGCAGTAGGAACTCAGGCCGGCGACGTGCTGGGAGACCGGGGATTGCTGCAACAGGTGGCGGACAGCGTTCCAGCCCTCGTGGGCTTACTTAGCAGTTGGGGATTTGAGCCTGTGTGGGTGGATGGGGCGCCGGGGTGGTTGGAGCCCCAGGAGCGCCACGAGATGTGTCTTGCCAGCAGACCAGGCCAGCCACGCCCCCACATGTTTTATACTTTAATTACTTAACCAACCTAACCAATAAAACAGATGCAAgaccatatttttttatacaaacaccAGAGGGCTCATGCCTAGGGTAGTTCTCAGATCTCCATTGAATACTTGTGTCCGAAAATGCTCAATGTACTATACTGTAGTTGTGTCCAACACTAGGGGCTCCTCTGGCAAATTGTGCAcaactgcacctattgatgcagaagAACTATGTCATGCAAGGAAAAGCCTCTTCAAAAAGACTGTTCTTCCAGTGCAGAACTATAATGGCAAATCATATACAGTTTCTAGATAAATACGCAAAGTGGTGGGTGGATAGGAAGATGTCTagactaccaaaaaaaaaaaaaactacaggaaAAAGAAGCCAAAGTGCTCTTTCTAAAAGAGAAATAAGAGATATGGGGAGTACTACTTACACTCTTCAGGTGTTGTTGCATACAGGGGTGCTATTCCTTAGATGTACGGCCACATCCAACCTGACGAAGGGATGTGTAAACCCCCCGAAAACGtttttctgtacttggagtggtaaaactgAAAAGACACCATGTCAAGTGCTATACCAGGCAACCATTGACAGATGATGtaggaagaaaaatatttttagagctttattgAGAGGGGGCCATCAGGTGTGCAAAGATGTAACCCTTTTTGTCCATCTTCTAAAGTGGAATTCCTTTCTATTACATTGTTAGCTGCTCATAGTCAGGCAAAACCAGCAATCCAAGGGAAAAAGTGGTGCATAATTGCACAATGCTTTGACCTTACCTTGAGAAGTAATACTAGGCTATAAAATACTAATACACACTTACTATAAATTATAATTCTaaactttatattaaaggaaataatgaattcacagtaacatacatagtacATGCACAAAGTACAAGTTGGAAGTAGAGAAGTCCCTTTTGTCTATGTGAGACCTGATTAACTTCTAGAACATCCAGGGTAAGCTAGAAAATCCACCATCTTCATCCTTTCTGATGCTGTGAAATTCCATAGCTGTTATGAGCTTATTCTTTCTCTACTTTAGCAATATCCCATTAGAGCACCCCGCTGTCCAATTTCCTACTTACTATACTGCATTGTGACAAGTAAGTACTTTTGTTTGACCAGGTGTGTCCTTTTTGAAGCCATGCTTTTCCCAGTGTATAatcattaaaaggatactgttgtgggcaaactttttcaaaatgcatcagttaatagtgctgctccagcacaattctgcaccaaaatcaattttttaaagagcaaacatatttttttatatttaaatttgaaatttgacatggggctagacatgatgtccatttcccagatgccctcaaccatgtgacttgtgctcccaTCCTTCAGTCactcaacagaacaatgggcagctaaccagatagcaactacctgacacctctgctgaaatatgtgtttgcattgctaaaagtgttCCCTGCTTTTTTCTGCGTATGTGCTATTCTAATATCTACCACTAGGGAACACGACTTGGGccgtattgaagtacaatgagaaggttagaaacaatagctgtctaaAATCAGTTCCATCCTGAATTGtgggctccttctcaaagctcagaattaggcacaatgcactgagatggtgactccacaccaatattacagctaaaaaaaatacatttgttgtttcaagaataaaattgtaaatggcagactggattatttgcagtgtaaacagggttatttagaaataaaaacaacatcttaaaatcataaaatcattCCTTTATTGTGAAGTCTTAATAAACGTTCAAATGACTTTCCTTATTAGTAGGTAACACATATCTAATGCAACCTACACCCACAATGGGGACTGAGAGGACACATATGCATTCACCCCAATCCTTAACCCCAGCTCTTCTGGGTGGCATAGCcagaaaaaattgcgaaactccGAAAAATACGCAAAATggcgaattgaagtcaatggatatataaattttttgacacgcaacaaattTTACATGCGCatattttttgtctaaatgcattaaagtcaaagtaaatttaaTGAGCATTAATTTTTACacatgtgacttttttgttgcagagaATTTTTTGTCTGCAAATTAAATGCGGAAATTCCATGCAAGTTtttgcctggtgaataaatttaccccttaacatactgtatgtgcagcaATTATTTTCCATGGAGGGCAGATTTTATGCCAAATCTACTCCCTTGGGACCCAACAGTTTTTGTTTGAAGAAATGAGCACCCTCCTATCTGTGTATCTGGGATTTCCCCATTTGTGAactcttaccgtatatactcgagtataagccatcccaagtataagccgaggtacctaattttatctccaaaaactgggaaagcttattgactcgagtataagccgagggtgaaaaatgcagcagcttctggtaagtttcaaaaattgagggtttctgctcccattggaggtgccggcatctcgtttttggatgccttcttaggcgccggcgactattcttagacgccgacgaccgtttttgcgcttgacccgagtataagccgaggtagagtttttcagcatattttgggggctgaaaaactcggcttatactcgagtatatatggtacataGTTTTTCTTCTAACTATGATGATGTTGTGGCAGTTTTAGAAAAAGAATtgctagaaaataaaaattgcaataacTCTAAAtactaaatgtatatttttatatcccacCTCTGCATCCCACTTCCTTGATGAAACACTGTGACATTCTTGAAATCTATCTTTTGGGAATTATTATGTTTGTCACATGGAGAGAAGGATATTTAGCAACAATTACATCTTTCTCAAGCAATTGGCACAATTAAGAAAATTCAATTAATGTAGTCCCCTAAGCCTTCTAGAAAATGTATAAAGCCAGAAAGCTCAGCCCCATAATGTAACATTGAATTGAACGGCATCAATCTCTGCTGAAAAAACATGTTGACACAACTGATACCTACAATTTTACAGAAGATTCTCTGTAGAAAGGAGATGTTCTGGAGAATCAGGTGCTTCTTCTTCTCTATAGTGTGGGTTTTCTCAACATTACTAATAGAAGTGTGTACTTGTTCGGACCCACTAAATGACTGCAGCCTACATAGTGAGAGTATCAGTGGTTTTCTGAGCCGCCCAGGAGACATTGTTATCGGAGGAACATTTATGGTACATCTGGACACAGTCTACAATTATCTCCAGTTCACTAGCAAACCTCCAGACCAACTGTGTCGGGTGTAAGTAATGTTTTAATGGTTTAAACCCTACTCTGTTAGCGTTttgtttgccgaaaaattcgcaaatttccagggAAATtttgaaatggcgaaaaattcacgaaacggcgccagcgtctcgcttttgatgccattttttatgccagcgtccgtttttttttgtataccgGCGAactttcgctggtgaattttcgctaatttatgagctggcagcgaatcgcaggattttgcagcgaattcgcgcctgtcaaataaattcgcccatcactactactctGTTCACAAAAACTTATATATGTCATTCTTGTGATACAATGGTGCTATGATATAATGTATTGGGGCATGTTCTTTATTTGCAGAGAGGTCATAAAACATCTTCAATCTGGTcatttagggggtgatttactaaactccagtctggctttttggggcaaaactcgtattttttgcgatttttttaactcaattgtttattaattgatttattaaagcccgatacAGCAAAAAGCGAGAAtccgaaaatttgccatctcagacctgctgaggttgtgtataagtcaatgtcagAGATCCCTGTcctattttgacatttctgtggtctgtgctggaattagctggAATTATAAATCTGACTATTATGGGAATTTGgtaaaaagtccgaaaaaattaAGTGATTCCTTAAAAAACtctgctcaattttatcgagtttttacccaaaccaattaaatcaatcttttttaataataaataaggtaaaatcaggttgagtttttttttaaaaaattagataaatgttcgggacctggagttttccagataaggtctctttccataattttgatctccataccttatgtataccaaaaaaacattttaacatgtattaaacccaataggactatttgcctccaataaggattaactatatctcagttgggacttaagaatcatttttaaaatatttgaaatatttgattaaaatggagtctatgggagatgaccatcccgTAATTCAAAGATCAAAGATAATTTGCTATTAAATCACACGCGGTTTATTCCACAGTTTGgtaatccaaaatcaggcattgTTGTCTTCATTGTTtgtgatacatacagtatagaggctaatttatcaagggtcgaatttcgagttcatgggagtttgaaaaaactcccataaactcccatgaactcgaaattccccaaaaaaattaaatttttcaaactcaggtgaatgggatcgacccgaaaactcgaattgaattcgaatcaaattcgatttgagttttttctctgaaaagaactcgaatgtcaggaagtcaCCAAACAACTATAAATTGATCAAAGgacatccccataggctaaaacaccaattcagcaggtttaaggtgatgaatagtcaaattttaatttttgaagggccagtacatgataaatttaaaaaaacaaattcatttttttttaaaactctaatcgaattttgactattccccactcaaatttcaattaaaaaaactcaaataaatctgccccataatgttctcAAAGAAGGTCATTTTTGAAGAAGGGTTATCTTTCTAGATTATGCACACCCTATTTTTATGTGGATACTACtactaatgaaaataataataaaataaagtgctCATTGCTTATAGCTGCAGAAGAAGGCACAACAAAAAAAGTCTAAGGCAGTGTTCAATTTGCCTTATAAGGAGAAAAATGCATTGCCTAACTCCTAAATAGGCAACCAACCACCCCCTGGATCTTTGGATCAACAATGGATCAAGAACATCTAGGATATTTTATCTCAGATAGAAAATGAATTTAGTAGCCAATGTATTCTGAAGAGCACTTTTGCAAATGACTTCGTCATTTCTAAGATATTGGTAACTGTATCTAGTTAACACTGGTCTCTTAGATAGTTAAACCTAAGGTCAATGACATAGGAGGAAATAattgtgcacgcactcctgcagccaaggcgGTTGAGGTAAAAACTTGAAGCTTTGTTTCATCATGTTAAAAGGTTtacgtcctaacgcgtttcgtatcagaTGATACGAAATCATAGGCACTGTAATCATGAGTAATCAtgagtgcctatgattacgtatcatctgatacgaaacgcgttaggacgtaAACCTTTTTAACATCATGAGCGCGTGCACAATTATTTCCTACGATTTACATTGCCTaaactacgggttcggggcacggcacccgggccaCCCAGCCAATTTGGTGAGTGCAAGCTCTGCTGactttcaaaaatttaaaaagtctAATTGGTTATTTATTCAAGTGTCAGACCTGGGGTTTGTACACCCAGGTCAATCTTCCTACTTGGTGAGCCATTACCCAGTAGTTGTTTTTGTCACTGTATGCACAACTATAGTTTGGTGCTTTTTGATAATTATTAAGTACACATATAGAGAGGTTAGAGCCAGCCATTTCCTCCTTTTTCAATGACATAGGAGCTCTGAAAAAGAGCAGCTGAGTCGAAAGTCTAATATTGGAAATCTATTCTCTTAGACACCATAAaagcagaaaattaaattttaaatatgCTGACCTTTCTTAGTAAGTTTATGTTTGAATTCAACTTCTATTGGGGTTTAGGTCCTCTTTAATACGAGTAGCTATAATTTGCTAAAAAGAAATGTAACACTTTTCTAAGGCCGtctactatatacagtacatctctgTATTTCTCCCTTATAATCCAGATAATCAGAAACACACTTTTTTCCTGTCTGTTCAAACTAGATTTGCAAGTGAGTATTACCAGAGCATGCATGCCCTTATATTTGCTGTGCAGGAGATTAATGCAGATCCGGAGCTCCTTCCCAACGTCACGTTGGGCTTCCAGGTTTACGATGCATGTAACACTTTACGGCGAGCAGCACAAGGGACTCTTTTCATGCTATCCGGAGGAAAGGGAATCACGCCTAATTATCACTGTGACAAAGGGACACGTCTTGCTGGGATCATTGGGGAATCTGGCTCGACACGTTCCATTCTTATGGCTCAAATTTTGGGACTGTACTGGTACCCACAGGTAAGGGAAAAATGATTACaataaaaaattcaattcaaCCCCACCTACCAATACAACCACCACTAGGATTAGGTCAGTGGTAGGCAATAAACATTCAAACTGATGAAAGATAGTGCTCACTGCAGGTGCCACCTGTAGACTCCTCAGCTATAGGCAATCCAAATGATAAACTAACTCAACCCCTAATAGAAGTAGGGTCTTTCTCGCCTTCACAGAAAACCTATTTTGGGACTTTTGTAAGATACCCttgcaaacatatatttaactGCTCATAAGTCAGAGATCAGTTCCACTAGACTATCTACTCACCCTTGACCCCCCAAAGCCCTGGATTTTGCTTCCCCTATCCTCATGAAATGGAGCTTCAGACTCCACAGCAACATTCAACCTCTTATCTACATTTGAAGAATGGAAATCATGATAATATAGTTTCACAGTTAATTAGCTTAAAGGCATAGTACAGGCAGATTCACATTATAAGCAATTATCTGGTACATGTAGAAAGCATCATCCCCCATATTTCAACCTTccaattttataatatattgggCCTGATTGAAATTGGTTTTTCACatacatgaaaagtcatggatgagattcaatttgggatgcaattcaattcagaaaaacgcaTCTCATTTTTCATCACATAAAAACAATTGAAGTTTAAGGgataaaactggaactgaatttggagaaaagtgttttttttctgcaaattcaatctcatccatgacttttcacgtgataaaccataaaataatttttctcactgaattgaatcctgCCTATTATCTTTAGTAAATGATAGTATGGAACACGTCCCCCTagacctaggggcccatttattaaacctcagtttTTTCCTGGTCAAGATTTTTATTGGGAAAACTCAACATTTTAGTGCAAACAACCttgatttttagagatttattatatcccaaagctgctaaaaatccaattctgaaaatataccatctcatgacaagttcatgtagaagtcattgaaAGAtctccctgaagttgtttcttgacacaGGTATCTGCACtgtataatcagaaaaattcagggttttctgcTAATcatccaaaaaatttgagttttcagaggGTCGGTCATATGATatgaattgatgctcgattttgttgtgatgttttgtcgattcaaatttttaaagacaaaTAATTGATAAATCAGTTCAGTTCCTAAAAGAGAGTTATGctgactttgttttcagaaaaaaatagataaattcaagttttagtaaatcagccccctaatgtTATTCCTGGTGAGCAATTCCATTTATTCTGCTATATGCTtggaatatttattattttaaatgtttctgtCACTATTTATTCCTTTTGTTCCCAGATTAGTTATTTTGCTTCCAGCCCTATTCTCAGCAATCGTTACCTGTTTCCTTCCTTCTTCCGTACTATACCTAGTGACCAATTTCAAATGAAAGGTCTGGCTGAGCTGGTCTTCTATTTTGGTTGGTCTTGGGTTGGTCTCCTGGCGAATGATAATGACTACGGTCAATTTGGTCTTCAGAAAGCAAAGGAAGAAATAATAAAGGGAGGAGCTTGCATTGCCTTTACTGAGAATGTCTTGATAGGCCAACCCAACAGAAATGCTCCTCATATTGTTCAAGTCATTAAAGAGTCAACTGCTAAGGTTGTCATGGTGATATCCTCCGATTCTCACTTTGTAATTGTGGCAGAAGAGCTGCTAAGGCAGAATGTGACTGGAAATATCTGGATTGCTAGTGAATCTTGGGCAACCTCTGATTTGCTCTTTAAGGAACGATATCAACAAATGTTTTTGGGCACCATCGGTTTTGCCATCCACCGTGGGAAGATGCCAACATTCAGTAAGTACCTGAGAAGTCTCCAACCAGCAAATGATCATTATGACCCATTCATAAAGGAATATTGGGAGCAAGCCTTTTCTTGCAAGTGGCCCGGTCAGGAGAATAGAATTGTCTCATCTGACAATGCCTCAATGAGAGTGTGTACAGGAACTGAAAAGCTGGAAAGCCTGCTTACTGAAGAATATCATAGATTATCTCTAAATGTGTACAATGCAGTCTATGCAATGGCATGGGCCATACAAAATCTGCTTAACTGTACATCCGGAGCAGGGCCATTTCCTTATGGAGATTGCGCTAACATCTCTTCTTTTCATCCTTGGCATGTAAGGAGCTaatcttattatattatatatttttttcactactaTTACTAAATTTTATATTCAACATATACTTTATTATTTTCCAGCTTCTCCACTATATTAAAAATGTCAACTTTAAGACAAAAGATgggagtcaaattttttttgatgcaaagGGCAACCCTCCAGCCATCTATGACATTGTGAATTGGCAAGTAAGTGTTAAAGGTGCCCTGGAACCGGTTACCATTGGTAGTTATGACTTAAGTGCTCCTAATGGAAGAACCTTAAGTATGGACAGTGCTGGAATTATATGGACCAACAATGAGACCCAGGTAATGGGGTGGgagatatttttcattatttcataattTCATATTCATAAGTTGACGGATAAAACGGCAATGATTTAGCTCTGGGAGATGTTAAATGGGAATTCCATTCTAGTACTAGTGCATAGGGTCCTAGTCAGAGGGCTATTAAAGGTGACGTTTTGTGGTGATTGCTTCtcaatgaatttattaatttgtcaTGGAATCTGCTGTGAGCTGTACAGGGCCAAGACAAAACATGAATAAATGACAtccaaaacattacttttttgAGATGCAGTAAGTCAATTAACTACCTGAACTCTACCATTTAGTGTGATAATAATCTGTTTGAGTTTGTACCACTGTAAGGGGGTAAAGGACCACCTTAAAAAATGTGGACCTCTCTGT
Above is a genomic segment from Xenopus laevis strain J_2021 chromosome 3L, Xenopus_laevis_v10.1, whole genome shotgun sequence containing:
- the LOC108710429 gene encoding extracellular calcium-sensing receptor; the encoded protein is MHALIFAVQEINADPELLPNVTLGFQVYDACNTLRRAAQGTLFMLSGGKGITPNYHCDKGTRLAGIIGESGSTRSILMAQILGLYWYPQISYFASSPILSNRYLFPSFFRTIPSDQFQMKGLAELVFYFGWSWVGLLANDNDYGQFGLQKAKEEIIKGGACIAFTENVLIGQPNRNAPHIVQVIKESTAKVVMVISSDSHFVIVAEELLRQNVTGNIWIASESWATSDLLFKERYQQMFLGTIGFAIHRGKMPTFSKYLRSLQPANDHYDPFIKEYWEQAFSCKWPGQENRIVSSDNASMRVCTGTEKLESLLTEEYHRLSLNVYNAVYAMAWAIQNLLNCTSGAGPFPYGDCANISSFHPWHLLHYIKNVNFKTKDGSQIFFDAKGNPPAIYDIVNWQVSVKGALEPVTIGSYDLSAPNGRTLSMDSAGIIWTNNETQVPLSTCSPRCPLGFRKVIIPGKPLCCYNCAHCPQGYISNQTDAVECHSCSWNMWPNQQQDRCLLRTTEFLSYEEPLGYSLAAIGILSSLIPLNILGVFIHYKQTPIVRANNYSLSCLLLFSLSLCFLCSLGFIGYPQPTQCLLRQVAFGMVFALCISSVLAKTITVVIAFNATKPSSRLRKWTGVKTSYSVIGFCTFLQLVVCVLWLSLSAPFQELDTDTKPGVIIVNCNERSPSAFWCMLGYLGFLAFISFIVAFLARRLPDSFNEAKFITFSMLAFLSVWVSFIPAYLSAQGMYTVAMEVFAILTSSWAVVGCIFVPKCYIVLFRPNMNSRENLMGKGKGQK